The Sus scrofa isolate TJ Tabasco breed Duroc unplaced genomic scaffold, Sscrofa11.1 Contig434, whole genome shotgun sequence genome includes a window with the following:
- the LOC100511623 gene encoding olfactory receptor 7A17-like: protein MAPGNNTHISTFLLLGLSEEPKLQPLLFGFFLSMYLITVFGNLLIILAVSSDSHLHTPMYFFLSNLSFIDISFTSTTIPKMLLNIQNKSKVIIFDGCSTQIYFYILFAGLDDILLSVMAYDRFVAICHPLHYSVIMNPRLCGLLVLLCWILMAMYSLLHTLMVSGLSFCPDLEIPHFFCELNQVVQLASSDTFLNNMVVYFSTVLLAGGPFTGILYSYSKIVSCICRISSAQGKFKVFSTCVSHLLVFSLFYCTSLGVYLSFSATQSSHSSVIASVMYTVVMPLLNPFIYSLRNKDIKRALKRFCLMPDTKAQFSWG from the coding sequence ATGGCACCAGGGAACAATACACACATTTCaacatttcttcttctgggactttCAGAGGAACCAAAACTGCAGCCTCTTCTCTTTGGATTTTTtctctccatgtacctgatcactgtgTTTGGGAACCTACTCATTATCCTGGCTGTtagctctgactcccacctccacacacccatgtacttcttcctctccaacttgTCCTTTATAGACATCAGTTTCACCTctaccaccatcccaaagatgctttTGAACATTCAGAATAAGAGCAAAGTCATAATCTTTGATGGCTGCAGCACCCagatatatttttacatactCTTTGCAGGATTAGATGACATTCTCCTGagtgtgatggcctatgacaggtttgtggccatTTGCCACCCCCTGCACTACTCAGTTATCATGAATCCCAGACTCTGTGGGCTGTTGGTTCTGCTGTGCTGGATATTGATGGCCATGTATTCCTTGTTACACACCTTAATGGTATCAGGATTGTCCTTCTGTCCAGATTTGGAAATCCcacactttttctgtgaactcaatcaGGTGGTACAACTTGCCAGTTCTGACACATTTCTCAATAACATGGTGGTGTATTTTTCAACTGTCCTGCTGGCTGGTGGTCCTTTTACTGGTATCCTTTACTCTTACTCTAAAATAGTTTCCTGCATATGTAGAATCTCATCAGCTCAGGGGAAGTTCAAAGTCTTTTCTACATGCGTGTCTCACCTCTTagttttctccttattttattgtacaAGCCTAGGAGTATACCTCAGCTTTTCTGCTACCCAGAGCTCACACTCAAGTGTAAttgcctcagtgatgtacactgtggtcatgcccttgctgaaccccttcatctatagTCTGaggaataaagacataaaaagggCTCTGAAGAGATTCTGTTTGATGCCAGATACAAAGGCCCAGTTTTCCTGGGGGTGA